A single window of Nicotiana tomentosiformis chromosome 1, ASM39032v3, whole genome shotgun sequence DNA harbors:
- the LOC104103731 gene encoding protein VAPYRIN-LIKE-like: MDRLVKPDMEELQLCFIRGQKSSGTFKLTNLMHTMSVAICLSTTKPSAFSFSHPFSIIPPLSTASFTLFLTNSCDQPPLSTPLDTVMVKSSMLPTGKASQDDLRCLFSRTGRHIFKDAKILISLVGPQVVEFLFSPNSSISSKTLLDVSLLLPKALSLCGGSQIDSLLKSAAKNGNSHCISALIEAGADVNRRDSDGNSVMSLAVKSGNLDSVQVLIESGYTIDSSVDRFLHDAAATDRVDLMEILCLGHADIDLNSVDSQGRTALHIAAIYGHVEVLQFLVSVGSDPDMLDTQGWTPLHFAAHYGHVEAVDFLVNHSSFAKYAVTKQGKTAYELATDNGHSELYDMLQLGDTLQKAARKGDVVNIKRCIAEGTNVNEKDQNGWTPLHRAAFKGRIEGVKVLVKHGAKLDVVDDFGYTPLHLATEAGQKDVAMYLVSQGAKANLKSFKAKGLVSCDLDYVKNHPSHIHTTTLYHVKHERSNSNCEETVVYHFD, translated from the coding sequence ATGGACAGACTTGTCAAGCCTGATATGGAGGAACTCCAACTCTGCTTTATCAGAGGGCAAAAGTCTTCTGGAACTTTTAAGTTAACCAATCTCATGCACACCATGTCTGTTGCCATTTGTCTCTCTACCACAAAACCTTCTGCTTTCTCCTTCTCACATCCTTTTTCTATTATTCCTCCCCTCTCCACTGCTTCCTTCACTCTTTTCTTGACTAATTCTTGTGATCAGCCTCCTCTTTCTACGCCTTTGGACACCGTTATGGTTAAGTCGTCTATGCTTCCTACTGGTAAAGCCAGTCAAGATGATCTTCGCTGTTTGTTTTCAAGAACTGGACGACATATATTCAAAGATGCCAAGATTCTCATTTCCCTTGTTGGTCCACAAGTTGTGGAGTTTCTTTTTTCacctaattcttcaatttcatcCAAGACTTTATTGGATGTTAGTTTACTTCTCCCAAAAGCCCTGTCCTTGTGTGGTGGCTCTCAGATTGATTCATTGCTTAAATCTGCTGCCAAGAATGGAAATTCCCACTGTATTTCAGCTCTAATTGAGGCTGGAGCTGATGTAAATAGAAGGGACTCGGATGGGAACTCTGTCATGTCACTGGCTGTGAAATCTGGAAATCTTGATTCTGTTCAGGTTTTGATCGAGTCTGGTTATACTATTGACAGCTCTGTTGATAGATTTCTGCATGATGCAGCAGCCACGGACCGCGTGGACTTGATGGAGATTCTTTGTTTAGGTCATGCTGATATAGATTTGAACTCTGTTGATTCTCAAGGTAGAACTGCCCTTCACATAGCAGCAATTTATGGGCATGTTGAAGTGCTTCAGTTTCTTGTTTCAGTTGGGAGTGATCCAGATATGTTAGACACTCAAGGTTGGACTCCTTTGCATTTTGCTGCTCATTACGGCCATGTTGAAGCAGTTGACTTTTTAGTAAATCATTCCAGTTTTGCAAAATATGCTGTGACAAAACAAGGGAAGACTGCCTATGAGCTTGCTACTGATAATGGGCACTCTGAATTGTATGATATGTTACAATTGGGGGACACTTTGCAAAAGGCAGCAAGAAAAGGGGATGTTGTTAATATCAAGAGATGTATCGCTGAAGGGACGAATGTGAATGAAAAAGATCAGAATGGTTGGACGCCTTTACACAGAGCAGCTTTTAAGGGTAGAATTGAAGGGGTAAAGGTATTGGTAAAGCATGGAGCTAAGCTTGATGTTGTAGATGATTTTGGATACACGCCGCTTCATCTTGCTACTGAGGCTGGACAAAAGGATGTGGCTATGTATTTAGTTTCTCAAGGCGCTAAGGCTAATTTGAAGAGCTTTAAAGCTAAAGGACTGGTTTCTTGTGACTTGGACTATGTCAAGAACCATCCTTCACATATACATACTACAACTTTGTATCATGTAAAGCATGAAAGATCTAATTCAAATTGTGAAGAGACTGTTGTATATCATTTTGACTAA